A segment of the Neochlamydia sp. S13 genome:
CCAACATTTCACTTTTGAATCTGCTTACAAAATCTCTATTAAACTTATCCCAAATGGGCTCTAATTTATTAGCTCTAACTGTTGGGTTACCATGACCTGTTCCGTCTGCAATATAAGCAGTGGCACATTCAGGAAAAATATGAACGAAATCTAAGACTCCCTCCTCACCATTTTCTGAATGATAAGTCGCCGAGGCCCCACATCCCCAACTTTGAATACCCATAGTTTTTGTAGTAAAAATGGGATCAATAGAGCAAAGCCAGCGGCGCGTATTCAGGTTAACAATTTTTTCATCAAGATGTTGGAGAGCTTTTCTAGCGGTGGGGGTTTTTATTTCTTGATTCTTTTCTCGTAAAAAATTGGCTACCTTACTTAAGCTGGCTTCTCCTTTACCTAGATAAGCTAAAATTTTCTGCAAAAAAGGAAGCTGGCTTCTATCGCTTAAAACTTCAAGGGTTTTTTCTCCATTAGCTGTACGAAGCAGCAAAATGGGCCTCTGGCTTCTATCATTTTTGTTTTCTTGCGTTTTACTATACAAATCATAATAGGCATCAAGGGTGCTTTCTAAAGATGAAATCATATTACTTCCTGAGCTCATAGGTTGTCTCCACTTTGTTAATTATAGGATAATGTTATAAATGCAATTAAATTTATATTTAAATACCTAGTGAGGCTGGGCATTCTTTTCTATTCTAAAAAAACGGCTATATTGAAGATTTTCCTTTTAATAAATTTTAGATAGTATTCTATTAGATTATTTATTTTTAACATGTGATCATGCGACTAATTATCACATCTACGGTTTTTAAATAATTTTTTCTAAACTTCTACTTTAGCAAATTATGCAGTTCCTCATTTTTTACTTTCACTTGCAAAAATATTTCAAAAAATAAACTTTCTAAGGGCAGCCAATTATTTGGGCACCAAATTTTCTAAGGACCTACCTAATTAATTTCTTTTCAAGTTAATCCATATTTATAATAATAGCATTAAAAATTATAATTAGGTATAAAATTTTAACGCTTTAATAGCTTAAATATATAAAATTAGATTACAACTTAATTAATAAAAGGAAGGTTTATTTTTTGCTAGATGTAAAAAATTAAGGTAAATACTGAGAAAAAGGGTAATAAAAATCCCAAGAAAGTTTTCCATTAGCTCCTTCTATCCTAGGAGTCAAAGAAGAGACAGAGACCTCACTTACATGGGAACCTTTGATACAGAAAAACAGCTGAAGATAGATAGATAGATAGATAGATAGATAGATAGATAGATAGATAGATAGATAGATAGATAGATAGATACTTGCTGGTGCCTACAGTTAAGTGATTATTAACATATCTTTAGCAAGCGGCCATGGAGGCATATTTGCTTAAGCCGCTGAGGATGAAGGAAAACATGCAACAAATAGAAAAAAATAGCTATTTGTAAGCATTTTTGGCTTCGCGGATGCCGGCAGAATCGCATCTAAAGCTTGGTATCCACCCCCTGAGCGCCTATATCTTCTAAGAACAATAAAAACCAGAAAACTAAAATCATTCCCCATTACTACAGGCTTCCATAAAGACATGAGAATAAGGGACTAATTTTATTTTATAATTTTTTGAAAAATAATTTATTCCAGGGATCTAAAAATCAAATTTTCTAAAAAGCTTTATCCTCTAGATAATGCGTATGCTAAGCAGATAGACTCACAAACTCAGTTTAAAAAGCTATGTTTACCCTATGAGAAAGTGTTATACCACCTTGATAGGAGATTAATCTACTCAGCCTGCAGTCTAGCTTGTTTAGTTAATATTTTAAAGCTCTCCGTGTTTATTCTCAGCGTTTCTTTCCATAAAAAACTAAAAAAAATCAGCTACCTTCTAAGGTAAAAGCTCAAATATGACCTACAAAAGCTCTATCGATGATTAAACAAATCCCACGGATGAGGTAAGAGAAGAGCGATCAATTTTCAAATAAAAGTGGCGTAATTTTTATTCCCTGACTCCCAAAGCCTCTAACAAACGCTCAAGATCGTCGAGGTTAAAATAATCGATAGAAATACGGCCCTGCCGCCCCCTTGCGCGGATAAAAACTTTAGTGCCTAATTTATACTGCAGTTTTTCTGCTAACTGCTCTAAATAAAAATCACGCGTTTCATAAGAGAGTTTTTTTTGCTTAATTTTTTGCTTAAGTTTTTGCACCGCTTTTTCAGCTTCACGCACACTTAAACTCTCCCTTAGAATCAGTTCATGCAAATAAACTTGCTTTTCGGCTCCTTCCACCGCTAAGATAGCTTTAGCATGCCCCATGGTAATTAGATTTTTACTTAAGCTATCTTGTATAAGATTAGGTAAAGACAATAAACGTAGATAATTAGCAATCGTCGAACGTTTTTTTCCTACCGAGGCGGCTAGCTTTTCTTGGCTAAATTTAAATTCTTCCATCAAGCTGGATAGGGCTTTAGAAATCTCGATAGGATTTAAATCCACTCGCTGAATATTTTCGATTAAAGCAGCTTGGGCAGAAAGTATATGACTTGACGATCGCACAAGCACAGGAATTTCAAGTAAGCCTGCTAGCTTGGCAGCACGCAAACGCCTTTCTCCTGCCACCAGCTCATAATGCAAAGAATTTTCCAAAGGTCTAACAATAGGTGGATGAATTAAGCCCACGGCTTTTATAGATTCGGCCAATTCTTTTAACTCAGATTCAGCAAACTGCCGTCTAGGCTGAAAAGAACTTATATTAATATGATCGAGCGGCACATTCCGCAATTCTTCGAACAAAGAAAGTTTTTCCTGGGAAACATTCATACGTTTTACTTTTAACTTTACAATAAATAAACATGTTATATGATATTCGTTCGAGACAGCGCAAAAATCAAGCAAAAAAGTCCTCAACTATGAAAAAAAACCTAAACCGCCCATCCCTCTCCTCCGATACGCCCCTCTCTTGGTCAGATGCTCTCCTAGCGCATCCTTTTACTCAATGGGCTTCTGATAACGGAAAAATTCTTCTTTATTCTTTTTTGGGGCTTATCATTCTCGTCTTTATTCTCTTCCAATTTATATGGCGACATCATGCTGTTTCTGAAGCTGATTTTGTACGCGCTGAGAAAGAATTTTCTCTTTTTACCTCCTCTAAAGACATTAGCGATCCTGCTGCAGAAGTAGAAGCGCTAAAAAATCTTCATGCAATCATGGCAGCGCATCCCGAATTATACCCCAAATATGAAGGATTAATTGCTGAAACATTATTATTAAGAGGAAAAAATGAAGAAGCTAGTCTGTATGCAACCTCAGCAATTAAACGGACAGCCTATGAGAATGATCCTTTCTATACCAGCTATGCCCAGGCAACCCTTTTACTGGCTAACGAAAAATATGAAGAAGGCTTAAAAGCAGCACTTAACCTAAGAAATCGGATGTTAGAACAGGCACAAGCCTTCAAAGATACCCCAGAAAAACTGCAATATGGAACTTTTTTGTATGCTCTTAACTTATTAAGAATAGCCATGCTGCAGCAACAGTTGTCTCTTTTTACAGATGAGCTTGCCACCTGGAAAGAATGGGAAGAGCTAACACTAAAAAGCCATGAAGGCACTCTTCCTTTTTATTTAAAAGGCCAACTATTTTTATCCTTTAACAATTTATTATCTGAAGGGAAAGCTTCATTGGCTGATTATATAGAGGCAAGAAAAAAGTTGATAACAAAATAGCGGATAAAACTTGCTAAGATTTTTTTTAGGCTGCTATAACAAATTATATCATGCATAAGTTTAAATAGGCATGAACTCTAGAGGATTTCCTAAATCTTATTCCCTCTAGAGCCCTAGAGAACCAGACGAAAAAGAGTACAGAACTATAAAGGTTCTAGCTGATTTTTTAAGAATGAGAAGTATAAAGAAGTTATAAATGAAAAATTATGCCTATTTATTTTAAGAAAAATGGTAGGTTAAAAAATGAATAGGAAAGATTAATCAATAGGTTGCATAATTTAAATTTTTTGAGATTTTTTATCTAAAAGGTTGGATTTACAAAATATAACCTCAAAAAAAAGCAAAAAATATAAAGCGCCGACTTTGAAATCTCAATCAAAATTTTGAGACCACAAACGAGCCTTCAATCATTGAAAAGGTTTTCCTCTTAATCGCTCTATTAAGGCAGGTGGAGAAACAATGGTGAGTGTTGAAAATAGTTCATTTACTTTTAACGATATCCTCGAACAAACTGAGGAAGAGAGCTTTCTTCCTGCATTGAACGTAATCGTTAATAAGCGACATACAATAATAAATAACACTCCACCTCTTTCTGCAGCGTCGGACTTAGCAATGACCGCCGTGGAAGTAAAAGGAATGTTTACTGTTTCTTTCTGAATAGGGAAAAGAATACCCCCATGCTATGACGGTTACCTTTCAGTAGCCGTCTTAATTTTTTGGTATGCCAAACTCCTAGCTTATCGGCTATGCCAAACTAGGAAGCAAGTTATTAGAAAATTATTAAGCCTAATAGGCTAAATTACTTTTGGTTAAAATGGGTTTATGCCTTCCTATTTTTAATTTCTGCAGCTCGGTAAACCCTATATAAAAACCAAAAATAGATCCCTTCTACCCAAATAAATTCCTAGTACTTGATCAACCTTTCAACCAAAAATAAAAAGTGCTTTTTCTAGCTAAAAAAAGACTATAAAGCAATTTATCCTTTTATTGGCTCTGTAGGCTTTAGCTACATATTTATAAACCAGGCTTTTAACCAAGAGACTTAAAAAGATTGATAATTAATCCGTTAAAATTATGCATGAGAAAATCAAGAGATATGGATCCCTTAAGCTTTAGTCAATGGACTTCGATTAACCTTGCCTCGCAAGATTCTTCCATTCTTATTAATCCCGTTCCTCTTTTTACAGATCTGCAGCTTAAAAAAGATTATTCCCAGCTAGTTATTATCTCGGATGCTAATGTTTATCCCCTTTACGGACCTTTCCTTATCCAGCAATTTCCCTGCCGTCAAATAAATAAAATTATTATAGCCCCAGGAGAAAGATCTAAAAGCCTGCAAACTGCTAATTATTGCTGGCAAGAACTGCAACGCTTTGAAATAGATCGCCATGCTTTGATTATTAGCCTAGGAGGGGGCGTGGTTACTGATTTAGCAGGCTTTGTAGCCTCTTGCTATATGCGGGGTTTAGATATCATCCATGTCCCTACTACTTTAATGGGAATGGTGGATGCGGCTATAGGAGGAAAAACAGCGGTAAACTTTAAGGGTAGTAAAAATCTGATTGGTAGTATTCATCCTCCCCGCCAGGTATGGATCTTTTCTTCTTACCTTCAATCTCTTCCTGCAGAAGAGTTTAGCGCTGGCTTAGCTGAAATAGTTAAATATGGGATTATTCAAGGTCCTCAGCTGTTCGAGCGATTAGAAAAAAATACAACAGCCATTCTTGCTAAAGATTCTCAATTTATGCATCTTCTCATCGTCGAATGTTGCAAAATTAAAGCCTTTATCGTAGAAAAAGATGAAAGAGATTATGGCATTCGGGCGACTTTAAATCTGGGACATACCTTTGCACATGCCATCGAAGCGGCTATGGACTATCAAATTTCGCATGGCCATGCAGTCTCTATAGGATTAAGTTGCGCTTTTTATACCAGTAAAATTTTAGGTTTTATTGAGCAAGCTCTCATTATTCGCTTGCATAATTTGCTCAAAAGCTTAAACTTGCCCCTTTCATTACCAGAAGAGCTGTCAGAAGAAACTTTGATTAGCTATATGTATAACGATAAAAAAACAGTGAAAGGAAAGCTAAATTTAATCTTAGTGAAGAAAATCGGTAGTGTAGAAAGTATAGAGGCGGTTGAACCTAAGCTTATCTTAACAGCTTTAAAGCAAAAGAAAGCAGAAAAAGAACTTGAATGAGTTAAAAAACCTTGTTATTCTCTGCGCTCAATCTCTTTTTGAAACGCAAGGCCCCTGGATTAATAATTTCTTTGCAAACAGCATGGGAAATAAGGGAAGCTGCTTTAAAGAATATATTTGCAGCCCTTTTAAGAGTTCGGCTCATAGGGAAAATTATAACCTATTCTATAGCAAATTATAGTTTGGCAAAAGGCTAAATGTAGAAATT
Coding sequences within it:
- the aroB gene encoding 3-dehydroquinate synthase, whose amino-acid sequence is MDPLSFSQWTSINLASQDSSILINPVPLFTDLQLKKDYSQLVIISDANVYPLYGPFLIQQFPCRQINKIIIAPGERSKSLQTANYCWQELQRFEIDRHALIISLGGGVVTDLAGFVASCYMRGLDIIHVPTTLMGMVDAAIGGKTAVNFKGSKNLIGSIHPPRQVWIFSSYLQSLPAEEFSAGLAEIVKYGIIQGPQLFERLEKNTTAILAKDSQFMHLLIVECCKIKAFIVEKDERDYGIRATLNLGHTFAHAIEAAMDYQISHGHAVSIGLSCAFYTSKILGFIEQALIIRLHNLLKSLNLPLSLPEELSEETLISYMYNDKKTVKGKLNLILVKKIGSVESIEAVEPKLILTALKQKKAEKELE
- a CDS encoding SpoIIE family protein phosphatase, which translates into the protein MISSLESTLDAYYDLYSKTQENKNDRSQRPILLLRTANGEKTLEVLSDRSQLPFLQKILAYLGKGEASLSKVANFLREKNQEIKTPTARKALQHLDEKIVNLNTRRWLCSIDPIFTTKTMGIQSWGCGASATYHSENGEEGVLDFVHIFPECATAYIADGTGHGNPTVRANKLEPIWDKFNRDFVSRFKSEMLGTHDKAQVLHFMKSILLDINTSFEIAGTASTFSMAIIVEINQKKYVCSAHVGDSSLWHETKGEIHRLTPESPLELSSLSKNSSIHLRIKEVQTGDKIYGFTDGVTDFLPAEVLHSILCHQPIDPLNLLEEIKTAIVHPTFQRDNYVNVKKLDPTNKNYSDDIAAFVMVVP
- a CDS encoding ParB/RepB/Spo0J family partition protein, which codes for MNVSQEKLSLFEELRNVPLDHINISSFQPRRQFAESELKELAESIKAVGLIHPPIVRPLENSLHYELVAGERRLRAAKLAGLLEIPVLVRSSSHILSAQAALIENIQRVDLNPIEISKALSSLMEEFKFSQEKLAASVGKKRSTIANYLRLLSLPNLIQDSLSKNLITMGHAKAILAVEGAEKQVYLHELILRESLSVREAEKAVQKLKQKIKQKKLSYETRDFYLEQLAEKLQYKLGTKVFIRARGRQGRISIDYFNLDDLERLLEALGVRE